The following are encoded together in the Dickeya lacustris genome:
- the yqhD gene encoding alcohol dehydrogenase, translating into MQNFTLHTPTKILFGEGQIAALAAQIPADARILITYGGGSIKQNGVFDQVMTALAGHDVVEFSGIEPNPTYETLMKAVDIVRKENIDFLLAVGGGSVADGTKFIAAAAHYTAAEDPWHILQTWGAEITQALPLGVVLTLPATGSESNSGAVITRKTTGDKQAFMNDRVRPVFAVLDPVVTYTLPARQIANGVVDAFVHTVEQYLTYPVNGKVQDRFSEGLLLTLIEEGPRALQEPQNYDVRANVMWSATMALNGLIGAGVPQDWSTHMLGHEITAMHGLDHAQTLAIVLPAMLNERRVQKREKLLQYAERVWGLRDGSDDERIDSAIAATRAFFETMGVPTRFSDYQLDGSSIPALVAKLKEHGMTALGEHQDISLEISQRVYEAAR; encoded by the coding sequence ATGCAGAACTTTACGCTTCATACCCCGACAAAAATTCTCTTTGGCGAAGGCCAAATCGCTGCACTGGCCGCACAGATTCCGGCGGACGCGCGCATCCTTATCACCTACGGTGGCGGCAGCATCAAACAAAATGGCGTGTTCGATCAGGTGATGACGGCGCTGGCAGGCCACGATGTCGTGGAATTTTCGGGTATTGAACCGAACCCGACCTACGAAACCCTGATGAAAGCCGTAGACATCGTGCGCAAGGAGAATATTGACTTCCTGCTGGCCGTGGGCGGCGGCTCTGTCGCCGATGGCACCAAATTTATCGCCGCTGCCGCGCACTACACCGCAGCGGAAGATCCGTGGCATATTCTGCAAACCTGGGGCGCGGAAATCACCCAGGCGCTGCCGCTGGGCGTGGTGCTCACCTTACCGGCCACCGGTTCGGAATCCAACAGTGGCGCGGTTATCACCCGTAAAACCACCGGCGACAAGCAGGCGTTTATGAACGATCGCGTGCGCCCGGTTTTTGCCGTGCTTGACCCGGTTGTCACCTACACGCTGCCAGCGCGCCAAATCGCCAACGGCGTTGTCGATGCGTTCGTACATACCGTCGAGCAGTATCTGACTTACCCGGTCAATGGCAAAGTGCAAGACCGCTTCAGCGAAGGGCTGTTACTGACCCTGATTGAAGAAGGCCCGCGCGCGCTGCAAGAACCGCAGAATTATGATGTGCGCGCTAACGTGATGTGGAGCGCAACGATGGCTCTCAATGGTCTGATTGGCGCAGGCGTACCGCAGGACTGGTCAACGCATATGCTGGGCCATGAAATCACCGCGATGCATGGTCTGGATCACGCCCAGACGCTGGCCATTGTACTGCCAGCGATGCTGAACGAGCGTCGGGTACAGAAACGCGAAAAACTGTTGCAGTACGCTGAACGCGTTTGGGGCCTGCGCGATGGCTCTGATGATGAGCGTATTGATAGCGCTATTGCCGCAACGCGCGCCTTCTTCGAAACCATGGGCGTCCCCACTCGCTTCTCGGATTACCAGCTTGATGGTAGCTCTATTCCGGCGTTGGTCGCCAAACTCAAAGAACACGGGATGACTGCACTGGGCGAACACCAGGATATTTCGCTGGAGATAAGCCAGCGCGTATACGAGGCCGCACGCTAA
- a CDS encoding NADPH-dependent oxidoreductase, translated as MNQTIELLKQHRSERSYLDKPIPQEVLSAIIESAHLAPTSVNSQQVSIIVTQDPARRARIAELAGGQPWIAKAPVFLTLVLDMHKTATGIAMSGHEQHAHESVESLISGATDVGIALGTLIAAAHAFGLGIVPIGGIRNQPQGIIDLLELPPLTFPVAGLVLGYVDKPANQKPRLPLTTFRHDEVYQGEVLAGAIERYNQLLMDHWQQTGRHDGEPWGSNTASYYQRIYFPNVLPALLQQGFKLDK; from the coding sequence ATGAATCAAACCATTGAATTACTTAAACAACATCGCAGTGAACGCAGTTACCTGGATAAACCGATCCCGCAAGAGGTGCTGTCTGCGATTATCGAGAGCGCGCATTTAGCGCCAACCTCCGTCAATTCCCAGCAAGTTTCCATCATCGTCACCCAAGACCCGGCTCGCCGGGCGCGCATTGCCGAACTGGCCGGTGGACAGCCGTGGATTGCCAAAGCCCCGGTGTTTCTCACCCTGGTGCTGGATATGCATAAAACCGCTACCGGTATCGCCATGAGCGGCCATGAACAGCACGCCCATGAAAGCGTCGAGAGCCTCATTTCTGGCGCCACTGACGTTGGCATCGCGCTGGGTACGCTTATTGCCGCTGCGCACGCTTTTGGCCTCGGCATTGTGCCGATTGGCGGCATACGCAACCAGCCGCAAGGCATTATCGATCTGCTGGAACTGCCGCCGCTGACCTTCCCGGTCGCGGGGCTGGTACTGGGCTATGTCGATAAACCGGCTAACCAGAAACCCCGCCTGCCGCTGACCACGTTCCGCCACGACGAAGTGTACCAGGGCGAGGTGCTGGCTGGCGCAATTGAGCGCTATAACCAACTATTAATGGATCACTGGCAGCAAACCGGGCGTCACGACGGCGAACCCTGGGGCAGCAATACGGCCAGCTACTATCAGCGCATCTATTTCCCGAATGTCCTGCCAGCACTGTTACAACAGGGCTTTAAACTGGATAAGTAA
- a CDS encoding AraC family transcriptional regulator, translated as MQNLTTRQRLINLAMPFASPNCISQTPIPQVKVIYTDRHGARTPVLYDPCIVIIFQGHKVGYLGGKHFRYDPENYLLMTVPLPFECESFASPDNPIVGISIRVDIPILQDLLIEMGDEGGADKRRADTTGINSVPLNDAILCAAERLLEAMAHTRDARVLGPWIVREILYHVLCGPCGDSLQALMNRYSHFSQIARALRHIENHYAESLSVEALATDVNMSVSAFHHNFKAVTNTSPLQYLKSYRLHKARLLMLQDGLKANAASMQVGYESPSQFSREFKRFFGTTPGDEVARLRSGQTVMERNAW; from the coding sequence ATGCAAAACTTAACTACACGCCAGCGCTTAATTAATCTGGCGATGCCTTTCGCCAGCCCGAATTGCATCAGCCAGACGCCTATCCCTCAAGTGAAGGTTATCTACACCGATCGCCATGGCGCGCGCACTCCGGTGCTATATGACCCTTGTATCGTGATTATTTTTCAGGGCCATAAGGTCGGCTATTTGGGCGGTAAGCATTTTCGTTATGACCCGGAAAATTACTTGCTGATGACGGTGCCGCTGCCGTTTGAGTGTGAAAGTTTTGCCAGCCCGGACAATCCGATCGTCGGTATTTCAATTCGGGTGGATATCCCTATTCTGCAAGACCTGTTGATAGAGATGGGCGATGAAGGCGGGGCAGATAAGCGCCGCGCAGACACTACCGGTATCAACAGCGTGCCGTTAAATGACGCCATACTCTGTGCGGCAGAGCGGCTGCTGGAGGCGATGGCACATACGCGAGATGCCCGGGTGCTGGGGCCGTGGATCGTGCGGGAAATTTTGTACCATGTGCTATGCGGCCCCTGTGGTGATTCGCTACAGGCGCTGATGAACCGCTACAGCCACTTCAGCCAGATAGCCCGCGCGCTGCGCCATATCGAAAATCACTATGCCGAGAGCCTGAGCGTCGAGGCGCTGGCGACGGATGTCAACATGAGTGTGTCGGCGTTTCACCATAACTTCAAAGCCGTCACCAATACGTCGCCGCTGCAATACCTGAAATCGTATCGCCTGCATAAAGCGCGTTTGCTGATGTTACAGGATGGCCTGAAAGCCAATGCCGCGTCGATGCAGGTTGGCTACGAAAGCCCCTCGCAGTTTAGTCGTGAATTCAAACGTTTTTTTGGCACCACACCGGGTGATGAAGTGGCAAGGCTGCGTTCCGGCCAGACGGTAATGGAAAGAAATGCGTGGTAG
- the exbB gene encoding tol-pal system-associated acyl-CoA thioesterase, with protein sequence MMRTDLSVWGMYQHADIVVKTVMIGLLLASVVTWAIFFSKSISLMAAKKRIHREHQALSDARTFDDATDIAGVFTPGSVTLQLLADARNEQELSARSDDNSGIKERTAFRLERRVAATGRQMGRGTGYLATVGAIAPFIGLFGTVWGIMNSFIGIAQSQTTNLAVVAPGIAEALLATAIGLVAAIPAVVIYNVFARWTASYKAIVSDVAAQVLLLQSRDLDIAASNGIRVSAPAHTLRVG encoded by the coding sequence ATGATGCGCACGGATTTATCCGTCTGGGGAATGTACCAGCACGCTGATATCGTGGTGAAAACCGTCATGATAGGGCTGCTGTTGGCATCGGTCGTCACCTGGGCGATTTTCTTTAGTAAAAGTATCAGCCTGATGGCGGCGAAAAAGCGTATTCATCGCGAGCATCAGGCGTTGAGTGACGCACGCACATTCGATGACGCCACCGATATTGCCGGGGTGTTCACTCCAGGCAGCGTGACACTGCAATTATTGGCCGACGCCCGTAACGAACAAGAGCTCTCAGCCCGTTCAGATGACAATAGCGGTATTAAAGAGCGTACCGCTTTCCGCCTGGAACGCCGCGTTGCGGCAACCGGACGTCAGATGGGACGAGGCACCGGCTATCTGGCGACCGTTGGTGCCATCGCGCCGTTTATCGGTCTGTTCGGTACGGTGTGGGGCATCATGAACAGCTTTATTGGCATCGCCCAGTCGCAAACCACCAATCTGGCTGTGGTAGCGCCGGGGATTGCTGAAGCGCTGTTAGCCACCGCTATCGGGTTGGTGGCAGCGATCCCGGCCGTGGTGATTTATAATGTGTTCGCCCGCTGGACGGCCAGTTATAAAGCTATCGTGAGTGATGTGGCGGCACAGGTGCTACTGCTGCAAAGCCGTGATTTGGACATCGCCGCCAGTAACGGCATTCGTGTCTCAGCTCCGGCCCACACGCTGCGGGTAGGGTAA
- the dkgA gene encoding 2,5-didehydrogluconate reductase DkgA, producing the protein MTMQPLVKLADGNVMPQLGLGVWQASNEQASAAVTEALNVGYRAIDTAAIYRNELGVGHALQNTDIPRDDLFITTKLWNSDQAHPRQALEESLRKLQLEYVDLYLIHWPLPEQGTYVEAWRGLLNLKAQGLARSVGVCNFHPHHLQRLKEETGVMPVINQIELHPLFQQRMLHTWNTTHHIQTESWSPLAQGGDGVFDNPVIHRLAKKYGKSPAQIVIRWHLDSGLVVIPKSITPSRIQENFAVFDFRLEKEELSEIATLDCGKRLGPDPDLPRTDAARKV; encoded by the coding sequence ATGACGATGCAACCGCTGGTTAAACTGGCCGATGGCAATGTGATGCCCCAATTGGGCTTAGGCGTCTGGCAGGCCAGTAATGAGCAAGCCAGTGCCGCCGTCACCGAAGCGCTCAACGTGGGCTATCGTGCCATTGATACTGCGGCGATTTACCGCAACGAGCTCGGTGTCGGCCACGCATTACAGAATACCGATATTCCACGCGATGACCTGTTTATCACCACCAAACTCTGGAATAGCGATCAGGCGCATCCGCGTCAGGCGCTGGAAGAGAGCCTGCGTAAATTGCAGCTGGAGTATGTTGATTTATATCTGATTCACTGGCCGCTGCCGGAACAGGGAACCTATGTGGAAGCCTGGCGCGGCTTGCTTAATCTCAAAGCACAGGGGCTGGCGCGCAGCGTCGGTGTGTGCAATTTCCATCCTCACCACCTGCAACGCCTGAAAGAAGAGACCGGGGTAATGCCGGTTATCAACCAGATAGAACTGCACCCTTTGTTTCAACAGCGCATGCTACACACGTGGAATACCACGCATCACATTCAAACCGAGTCATGGAGCCCGTTGGCACAAGGTGGCGATGGCGTCTTTGATAACCCGGTGATTCATCGTCTGGCAAAAAAATATGGCAAAAGCCCGGCGCAAATCGTTATCCGCTGGCATTTAGACAGCGGTCTGGTGGTTATCCCCAAATCCATCACGCCGTCACGCATTCAGGAAAATTTCGCCGTGTTCGATTTCCGGCTGGAAAAAGAGGAACTGAGTGAGATAGCCACGCTGGACTGCGGCAAACGGCTGGGGCCCGACCCGGATCTACCGCGCACTGACGCCGCGCGTAAAGTATAA
- the exbD gene encoding TonB system transport protein ExbD: MAIHLNDGQSENGEMHDINVTPFIDVMLVLLIIFMVAAPLATVDVRVNLPASSATPQPRPEKPVFLTVKADKQLYLGDDAISEALLPQALAAKTQGNKDTTIFFQADKSVDYETLMRVMDSLRDAGYLKIGLMGAEKVR, from the coding sequence ATGGCGATACATTTAAACGACGGGCAGAGTGAAAACGGCGAAATGCATGATATCAACGTCACGCCGTTTATTGATGTCATGCTGGTGCTGTTGATTATCTTTATGGTGGCAGCACCGCTGGCAACGGTGGATGTACGCGTGAATTTGCCTGCCTCCAGCGCCACGCCGCAACCTCGCCCGGAAAAACCGGTATTCCTGACGGTCAAAGCGGATAAACAGCTTTATCTGGGCGATGACGCCATCAGCGAAGCGCTGTTGCCGCAGGCACTGGCGGCAAAAACGCAGGGTAATAAAGACACCACAATCTTTTTCCAGGCAGATAAAAGCGTGGATTATGAAACCCTGATGCGGGTGATGGATTCGCTGCGTGACGCGGGCTATCTCAAAATTGGCCTGATGGGGGCAGAGAAAGTACGCTGA
- the metC gene encoding cystathionine beta-lyase has translation MTSKKIATTLVAAGRSKRVTQGAVNPVIQRASSLVFDSVQEKKHATINRAKGALFYGRRGTLTHFALQDAMTELEGGAGCALYPCGAAAIANAITAFVSAGDHLLVTGSAYEPTQDFCNKVLGKMNISTTFFDPMIGDNIASLIQPNTRVVFLESPGSITMEVQDVPAIVAAVRRVNPDIVIMIDNTWAAGVLFQPLALGVDISIQSATKYIIGHSDAMLGTAVANARCWDQLREQSYLMGQMADADSAYMASRGLRTLGVRLQQHQENGLRIAHWLAARPEVAVVNHPALPGCKGHAFFTRDFSGSNGLFSFVLREKLSPSQLANYLDNFSHFRMAYSWGGFESLILANQPDELAAIRPAGGVDFSGTLVRLHIGLEDSDDLVADLESGFNRLQKM, from the coding sequence ATGACAAGTAAGAAAATTGCGACCACGCTGGTGGCTGCCGGACGCAGCAAGCGCGTGACCCAAGGCGCAGTCAACCCGGTGATTCAACGCGCCTCTTCTTTGGTTTTTGATAGCGTGCAGGAAAAAAAACACGCCACGATTAACCGCGCCAAAGGCGCGCTGTTTTATGGTCGCCGTGGCACCCTGACCCATTTTGCGTTACAAGACGCCATGACCGAGCTTGAAGGCGGTGCCGGTTGTGCGCTCTACCCCTGTGGCGCAGCCGCGATTGCCAACGCCATCACCGCATTTGTTAGCGCAGGCGATCACCTGTTAGTCACCGGTTCCGCCTACGAACCGACGCAGGATTTTTGTAACAAAGTGCTGGGCAAAATGAACATCAGCACCACCTTTTTCGACCCGATGATTGGCGACAATATCGCCTCGCTGATTCAACCCAACACACGCGTGGTGTTTCTCGAGTCTCCCGGCTCCATTACCATGGAAGTGCAAGACGTTCCGGCGATTGTCGCCGCTGTGCGTCGCGTTAACCCTGACATTGTCATCATGATAGACAACACCTGGGCGGCAGGGGTGCTGTTCCAACCGCTGGCGCTTGGCGTGGATATCTCGATTCAGTCAGCCACCAAGTATATTATCGGGCACTCCGATGCCATGTTAGGCACGGCGGTTGCCAATGCCCGCTGCTGGGATCAATTACGCGAACAATCCTACCTGATGGGCCAAATGGCCGATGCAGACAGTGCCTACATGGCAAGCCGAGGCTTGCGTACGCTAGGGGTGCGCTTGCAGCAACATCAGGAAAACGGACTACGTATCGCGCACTGGCTGGCAGCGCGCCCTGAAGTGGCGGTGGTGAATCATCCGGCGCTGCCGGGCTGTAAAGGCCATGCGTTTTTCACACGAGATTTCAGCGGCAGCAACGGCTTATTCTCGTTTGTGCTACGGGAAAAACTCAGCCCCTCTCAACTGGCGAACTACCTTGATAACTTTAGCCATTTCCGCATGGCCTACTCCTGGGGCGGCTTTGAATCACTCATTCTGGCCAACCAGCCTGACGAGCTGGCGGCGATTCGCCCGGCTGGTGGCGTTGATTTTAGCGGCACGCTGGTACGTCTGCATATCGGCCTTGAGGACAGCGATGACCTGGTAGCTGATTTGGAATCCGGTTTCAACAGATTGCAGAAAATGTGA